A window of Mucilaginibacter paludis DSM 18603 contains these coding sequences:
- a CDS encoding LacI family DNA-binding transcriptional regulator produces the protein MFEPITIKDIAKALGLSTSTVSRALRGGYEISAETKKLVLEYAEKINYHPNPIALSLKERRSHSIGVVVCEVANNYFSQAINGIESIAYSRGYHVIITQTHESSEREVVNVQHLASRSVDGLLISLSSETQDLSHLKYLHEKGLPMVFFDRVTNDIDTHKVIANNYEGAFSATEHLIKAGFRRIGHLTSSPQLSISIERLEGYKAALAKYKIPFNPDYLQNCMHGGMIQEEVEVAVKRLITLPDRPDSVFVAGDRLSTGCLISLKKHGLKVPSDISMAGFTNSDYAELFSPALTTVRQPAFKIGQIATEMLIQLIESKYPVTEFETRMLDTELFIRESSEFDVSVEN, from the coding sequence ATGTTTGAGCCTATAACCATAAAAGATATTGCAAAGGCACTCGGGCTTTCAACTTCTACAGTGTCGCGGGCATTAAGGGGCGGGTACGAAATAAGCGCTGAAACAAAAAAACTGGTGCTCGAATACGCCGAAAAAATAAACTACCATCCTAACCCGATAGCTTTGAGTTTGAAGGAGCGCCGCAGCCATTCTATAGGCGTGGTGGTGTGCGAGGTTGCCAACAATTACTTTTCGCAGGCTATTAATGGCATCGAATCCATTGCTTATAGCCGGGGCTATCACGTTATTATTACTCAAACACACGAATCAAGCGAGCGCGAGGTGGTAAACGTGCAACATTTGGCATCCCGCTCTGTAGACGGGTTGCTGATCTCGCTCTCATCAGAAACGCAGGATCTTTCGCATCTGAAATATTTACATGAAAAGGGGCTGCCTATGGTGTTTTTCGATAGGGTAACCAATGATATTGACACACACAAGGTAATTGCCAATAATTACGAAGGGGCATTTTCGGCCACTGAGCATTTAATTAAGGCGGGCTTCCGCCGCATAGGCCACCTAACCAGTTCGCCGCAACTGTCTATTAGTATAGAGCGGCTTGAGGGCTATAAGGCGGCACTGGCCAAGTACAAAATCCCTTTTAACCCTGACTATCTGCAAAACTGTATGCACGGGGGGATGATACAGGAGGAAGTTGAAGTGGCGGTTAAACGGTTGATTACTTTACCAGATCGCCCCGACTCTGTTTTTGTAGCAGGCGACAGGCTGAGTACAGGCTGTTTAATATCACTTAAAAAACACGGCTTAAAGGTACCGTCTGACATTTCTATGGCCGGGTTTACCAATTCGGATTATGCGGAACTGTTTAGTCCCGCGCTGACTACGGTACGCCAACCGGCTTTTAAAATAGGACAGATAGCCACCGAAATGCTTATCCAACTGATTGAAAGCAAATACCCGGTTACCGAATTTGAAACCAGGATGCTCGATACGGAGCTTTTCATACGCGAATCGTCGGAATTTGACGTTTCTGTAGAAAACTAA
- a CDS encoding RagB/SusD family nutrient uptake outer membrane protein: MKKKLIYSMLMIAVTSTVSMISSCKKYLTETPAAAFSTAAAFSNVAMATDVVMGVYARLSGDSGYGIRLSMYFPYDNDEMLGASSNTSPDGDRRDIARYGATQTNGQIEGPLENLYTGIERANICIKYIPLMSQYTNGSSSDQATLKRLYGEVLTLRAQFYFEIIRNWGDMPAQFIPSADMPTLVIPKTNRDVIYDHILDDLLTAEPLVPWRTDAGVTRDERITKGAVKGLRARIALFRGGYSLRNDSKIMERRSDYLKYYQIALSECADVIASNAHGLNSSYQALFKNYVDAHTLDPTGEILFEVAMAGGSGTADSKLGYYDGPRLVNGSSSYGNSSIYILPTYFYAFDQNDTRRDVTVAPYYVNIDGTKVLQKLVSLTTGKFRRDWITNPGFVGLAYTGSQYFGINWPILRYSDILLMYAEADNEINQKPSATSIQYFNQVRARGFGGNTALIGTTPTTYDAFFTAIMNERSFEFGGEGIRKYDLIRWNKLYTNILATRANLTLMMNKQAPYNNLPQSMYYLTGQQSIVYSNSLYAPTPSATPTGYTKIGWVSSLTNTGTIPYIDYVAKFFTPNNGELLPIPQATMQANPLLSGQQNPGYQ, from the coding sequence ATGAAAAAGAAATTAATATATAGCATGCTCATGATAGCTGTTACGTCAACAGTATCCATGATAAGTTCATGTAAAAAATACCTGACTGAGACGCCTGCTGCCGCTTTCTCAACTGCCGCCGCGTTCAGTAACGTGGCTATGGCTACCGATGTGGTAATGGGAGTTTATGCAAGATTGTCTGGCGATTCTGGTTACGGTATCAGGTTGAGCATGTATTTTCCCTACGATAATGATGAAATGCTTGGAGCATCAAGCAATACTTCGCCCGATGGCGACAGGAGGGATATTGCCCGCTACGGTGCCACCCAAACCAACGGCCAGATAGAAGGACCACTCGAAAACTTATATACTGGCATTGAAAGAGCCAACATTTGTATTAAATACATCCCATTAATGAGCCAATATACCAATGGCAGCTCAAGCGACCAGGCCACGTTGAAAAGATTGTATGGCGAAGTATTAACACTAAGGGCGCAGTTTTATTTTGAAATCATCAGAAACTGGGGTGATATGCCCGCCCAGTTTATCCCATCTGCCGATATGCCTACATTGGTCATTCCTAAAACCAATCGCGATGTAATTTATGATCATATCCTGGATGACTTGCTTACCGCCGAGCCATTGGTACCCTGGAGGACGGATGCCGGGGTTACCAGAGACGAGCGTATTACCAAAGGAGCGGTAAAGGGGTTGAGGGCGAGGATAGCTTTATTTAGAGGAGGCTATTCTTTAAGAAACGATTCAAAAATAATGGAACGCCGGTCAGACTATTTGAAATATTACCAGATAGCCCTGAGCGAGTGTGCCGATGTGATTGCAAGTAATGCTCATGGCTTAAATTCGAGCTACCAGGCCTTGTTTAAAAATTATGTGGATGCACATACGCTTGACCCTACCGGCGAAATTTTATTTGAAGTTGCCATGGCTGGCGGAAGCGGTACTGCAGACAGTAAACTGGGTTATTATGATGGCCCGCGTTTGGTAAACGGATCAAGCAGCTACGGTAATTCAAGTATATATATTTTACCAACCTATTTTTACGCGTTTGATCAGAATGATACCCGCCGCGATGTAACCGTAGCGCCTTATTATGTAAATATTGATGGCACAAAAGTTTTGCAAAAGTTGGTATCGTTAACTACCGGCAAATTTAGACGCGACTGGATAACTAATCCTGGATTTGTTGGGCTGGCCTACACTGGTTCACAGTATTTTGGTATCAACTGGCCTATACTACGTTATTCGGATATCCTGCTGATGTATGCCGAGGCGGATAACGAAATTAACCAGAAACCAAGTGCAACCAGCATTCAATATTTTAACCAGGTACGTGCGCGTGGTTTTGGCGGTAACACGGCTTTAATAGGAACCACACCAACCACTTATGATGCGTTTTTTACCGCGATAATGAACGAAAGGTCGTTCGAGTTTGGTGGCGAAGGAATACGTAAATATGATTTGATCCGCTGGAATAAACTTTACACCAATATTTTAGCTACAAGGGCAAATTTAACTTTGATGATGAACAAACAGGCGCCTTATAATAACCTGCCACAATCCATGTACTATCTTACCGGCCAGCAGTCTATTGTGTACAGCAACTCTTTATATGCCCCTACGCCATCAGCAACACCTACCGGTTATACCAAAATAGGTTGGGTAAGTTCGCTTACCAATACAGGTACCATACCCTATATTGATTATGTTGCTAAGTTTTTTACGCCTAATAACGGTGAGCTATTACCCATCCCGCAGGCAACAATGCAAGCTAATCCCTTACTTTCGGGCCAGCAAAATCCCGGATATCAATGA
- a CDS encoding SusC/RagA family TonB-linked outer membrane protein, translating into MRKVLLLFAALFTLLLVKANAQTRQITGTVIENGTNEPVIGASVLVKGTSNGTQTDVDGKFKLSVSSKGDITLIVRFIGYKTQEIALAGRSAIKVTLQTDAVELNEVVAIGFATVKRRDLAGAVSSVTAKQLRDIPINSAGEALAGRLAGVQVTKSEGSPDADVRIRIRGGGSITQDNSPLYIINGVQVENGLSSLSPQDIESIDVLKDAASTSIYGARGANGVVIITTKGGHEMPTTVSYNGFVGVNTLAKELKVLNPYDFVVYQYERNRFTSDSTSFIADYGPTFSGLSAYQNVPFVDWQKKALGRHGFQQTHNISIAGGTKTTQFNVSFTNNEQAGTVVNSDYSRNLLSFRFDHTATDHFKFGFNVRYNNQVVNGAGTSNAGSSTYNNLRNSVKYRPFDVPGIPDDVIDPNYLAETNAAGNNVGVLNPIVNSAAQYRKNTTTVTNLNGYANYTFNKYLSFKSTLGVDFNDQKQNAFDDVITFNARINGAGLPIVTLTNLNLNTLDLSNVLSFSNAANNPKHHDITVVLGNEFYNQHAEGLSYTYKTYPNGISATDAINQPNLGILSPGNPVPTNYTNHLLSFFTRLNYTLDKKYLAQFTIRADGSSKFSDGNRWGYFPSGSLAWKVSDEDFMKDFKALSNIKLRLSYGTSGNNRINDYLYQTAFAANAIYPLNENTSNIGFSSATLANLDLKWETTVSKNIGVDFGILNDRIQVSVDAYRNVTKDLLLSANIPTSSGYQTQYQNVGKTSNQGIETQINATVIRKKNFNWTANFNISYNTNKILALASGQDFYLQSSGYGVSGTPADFIVKVGQPVGTAYGYVADGFYTTNDFTYDAATRKYTLKSGAGYVDPSKIIGTPVPGMVKFKVTSANPTYNANGNPVLSDADRTVLGNTNPKFTGGLNQQFTYKNFDMSVFLNFQAGGKVFNANKIEFTNGYTSNTNLLASAAGRWKTIDANGNQVENIANATGVPLDQLAAINANATTSIPVTGSAAFYLTSDYLEDASFIRINNVTIGYTFANQFLKKIKVSKLRVYATGNNLGIITGYSGYDPDVNTRRSTGVTPGVDYAAYPRSRSYIFGVNLSL; encoded by the coding sequence ATGAGAAAAGTTTTACTTCTTTTTGCGGCGTTATTTACATTGCTTTTAGTAAAAGCAAATGCCCAAACCCGGCAAATTACCGGTACCGTAATTGAAAACGGAACCAATGAACCCGTAATTGGTGCGTCCGTTTTAGTAAAAGGTACGTCGAACGGAACGCAAACCGATGTTGATGGTAAATTTAAACTATCGGTTTCCTCCAAAGGCGATATCACCTTAATAGTACGCTTTATAGGGTACAAAACTCAGGAAATTGCCCTGGCTGGCCGTTCTGCTATTAAAGTTACGCTTCAAACCGATGCTGTCGAACTAAACGAAGTTGTAGCTATCGGCTTTGCAACAGTTAAACGCAGGGATTTGGCAGGCGCCGTTTCATCGGTTACAGCAAAGCAGCTACGGGATATCCCGATTAACTCCGCAGGCGAGGCTTTGGCGGGCAGATTGGCCGGGGTCCAGGTAACCAAATCTGAGGGCTCTCCTGATGCTGATGTTCGTATCCGGATTCGTGGAGGAGGATCAATAACCCAGGATAATTCGCCGCTGTATATTATTAATGGCGTGCAGGTGGAAAATGGCCTGTCGTCGTTATCTCCACAAGACATTGAATCAATTGACGTTCTGAAAGACGCCGCATCAACCTCCATATATGGTGCACGTGGGGCCAACGGTGTTGTTATTATTACAACCAAGGGCGGCCACGAAATGCCTACAACAGTTAGTTATAACGGGTTTGTCGGCGTTAATACCTTAGCAAAGGAACTTAAAGTATTAAACCCGTATGATTTTGTGGTTTATCAGTACGAAAGAAACCGTTTCACCTCTGACAGTACAAGCTTTATCGCCGACTACGGCCCAACGTTCAGCGGCCTATCTGCCTATCAAAACGTACCTTTTGTTGACTGGCAAAAAAAGGCTTTAGGCCGCCACGGGTTTCAGCAAACACATAATATCAGTATAGCAGGTGGTACAAAAACCACTCAATTTAATGTGAGTTTTACTAATAATGAGCAGGCAGGTACTGTGGTTAATTCAGATTATTCCCGTAACTTGTTAAGTTTCAGGTTTGATCACACTGCAACCGATCATTTTAAGTTCGGCTTCAACGTGCGCTACAACAACCAGGTGGTAAACGGAGCCGGTACATCAAATGCCGGGAGCTCCACCTACAATAATTTAAGAAACAGCGTAAAATATCGCCCGTTTGATGTTCCAGGTATTCCCGATGATGTGATTGATCCCAATTATCTGGCCGAAACCAACGCTGCGGGTAATAATGTGGGTGTCTTAAATCCAATTGTAAACTCGGCAGCCCAATACCGGAAAAATACCACTACGGTAACAAATTTAAATGGATATGCCAATTATACCTTTAATAAATACTTGTCATTCAAGTCCACCCTTGGTGTAGATTTTAATGATCAGAAACAAAATGCATTTGATGATGTAATCACATTCAATGCACGTATTAATGGTGCCGGTTTGCCTATTGTAACCCTCACAAATTTAAACTTAAATACCTTAGATCTGTCGAACGTTTTGTCTTTTTCAAATGCGGCCAACAATCCTAAACACCACGATATCACTGTTGTATTAGGTAACGAGTTTTATAACCAGCATGCCGAGGGCTTAAGTTATACTTATAAAACTTACCCCAATGGCATATCTGCCACAGATGCTATCAATCAGCCTAATTTGGGTATTTTATCTCCGGGTAACCCAGTACCCACCAATTATACCAATCACTTACTGTCATTTTTTACCAGGTTAAATTATACATTAGATAAAAAATACCTGGCTCAATTCACCATCAGGGCCGATGGTTCATCAAAATTTAGCGATGGCAACCGCTGGGGATATTTCCCATCAGGCTCGCTGGCATGGAAAGTAAGCGACGAAGACTTTATGAAGGATTTTAAAGCCTTGTCGAACATTAAGTTAAGACTAAGCTATGGAACATCGGGTAATAACCGGATCAACGACTATCTTTACCAGACCGCATTTGCCGCTAATGCCATCTATCCCTTAAACGAAAATACATCTAACATAGGCTTTAGTTCGGCAACCCTGGCAAACTTAGACCTGAAGTGGGAAACCACCGTATCCAAAAACATAGGCGTGGATTTTGGGATACTGAATGACCGGATCCAGGTATCTGTTGATGCTTACAGAAACGTAACTAAAGACCTGTTACTGAGTGCTAATATCCCAACAAGCTCCGGTTACCAAACCCAGTATCAAAACGTGGGTAAAACATCCAATCAAGGGATTGAAACCCAGATTAATGCGACAGTGATCAGGAAAAAGAATTTTAACTGGACCGCCAACTTTAACATATCTTACAATACCAATAAAATTTTAGCGCTTGCATCCGGACAGGATTTTTATCTGCAATCATCCGGTTATGGAGTTTCGGGTACGCCTGCCGATTTTATCGTAAAGGTAGGGCAGCCGGTTGGTACTGCTTATGGTTATGTTGCCGATGGTTTTTACACCACCAACGATTTTACCTACGATGCCGCCACCAGAAAATATACCCTGAAATCGGGCGCGGGTTATGTTGACCCTTCTAAAATCATCGGAACACCAGTGCCCGGAATGGTTAAGTTTAAAGTTACATCGGCTAACCCTACCTACAATGCAAATGGTAACCCGGTGTTATCTGACGCGGACAGGACCGTGTTGGGCAATACCAATCCTAAATTTACAGGTGGCCTCAATCAACAGTTTACCTACAAAAACTTTGACATGAGTGTTTTCCTCAATTTTCAGGCAGGTGGAAAAGTATTTAACGCTAATAAAATTGAGTTTACCAACGGATACACATCAAATACCAATTTACTTGCCAGCGCAGCAGGCCGGTGGAAAACCATTGATGCTAACGGCAACCAGGTTGAAAATATAGCGAACGCCACCGGTGTTCCTCTTGATCAACTTGCAGCAATTAACGCCAACGCCACAACTTCTATTCCGGTTACAGGCAGCGCGGCCTTTTATTTAACATCCGATTATCTGGAAGACGCCTCATTTATACGTATAAACAACGTAACCATTGGATATACCTTTGCAAACCAATTTTTGAAAAAAATAAAAGTAAGCAAGCTTAGAGTTTACGCCACCGGAAATAACCTCGGCATTATAACAGGGTACTCCGGCTATGATCCTGATGTAAATACCAGGCGTTCAACCGGTGTTACACCTGGGGTTGATTATGCGGCTTACCCTCGCAGCAGGTCGTACATTTTTGGTGTAAATCTAAGTTTATAA
- a CDS encoding efflux RND transporter periplasmic adaptor subunit, with protein MIITNLKRASVFTTITLLAISGLSSCGSKDKGKEAADQQTDSIPALAVVPLQKGILSSELKMPGELTPYQQVDLYAKVSSFVKKVYVDVGSEVKQGQLLISMEAPEINSQLAEAKSKIATQQAIYMASKANYDRLFETSKTPGTISGNDLDQAAARKNSDQSQLEAAKAAYQAVAANLSYLNIRAPFDAVVSARNTNPGAYVGPTGKGSDMPLLVLQQQKRLRLVISVPEAYSGILKQKNKVSFTVRSMPGQKFQATVNRMAGSLDIRLRSERLEMDVYNNDKTLLPGMYAEVSMDMPAKDSTFIVPRTALVMSTEKVFVIRVVDNKAEWVDVQKGREADGKVEIYGDLKPGDEIITAANDEIRDGEPVRKRKK; from the coding sequence ATGATCATAACTAATTTAAAAAGAGCATCCGTTTTTACAACAATAACACTGTTAGCCATTTCGGGCCTGAGTTCATGTGGGTCGAAAGATAAAGGCAAGGAGGCCGCTGACCAGCAAACAGACTCTATCCCGGCGCTTGCCGTTGTGCCTTTGCAGAAAGGTATATTATCTTCGGAATTAAAAATGCCTGGCGAGCTTACACCTTACCAACAGGTTGACCTGTATGCTAAAGTAAGCAGCTTTGTAAAAAAAGTTTATGTTGATGTGGGCTCCGAGGTAAAGCAGGGGCAATTGCTCATCAGCATGGAAGCACCCGAAATAAACTCGCAGCTGGCGGAGGCAAAATCTAAAATAGCTACCCAGCAAGCAATTTATATGGCCAGCAAAGCCAATTACGACCGCTTGTTTGAAACCAGCAAAACCCCCGGAACCATATCCGGTAACGATCTGGACCAGGCCGCTGCTCGTAAAAACTCCGACCAGTCGCAATTGGAGGCCGCCAAAGCCGCTTACCAGGCCGTTGCCGCAAACTTGTCTTATCTAAACATCCGTGCACCGTTTGATGCTGTGGTAAGTGCCCGTAACACCAACCCTGGGGCTTATGTAGGCCCAACTGGCAAAGGCTCGGATATGCCATTGCTGGTATTACAGCAACAAAAAAGGCTGCGTTTGGTGATCTCCGTACCCGAGGCCTATTCGGGTATTTTAAAGCAGAAAAACAAAGTAAGCTTTACGGTACGCTCTATGCCGGGGCAAAAGTTTCAGGCTACGGTTAACCGGATGGCGGGATCGTTAGATATTCGCCTGCGTTCTGAGCGATTGGAGATGGATGTGTATAACAATGATAAAACACTGTTGCCAGGTATGTATGCCGAAGTAAGCATGGATATGCCTGCTAAAGACAGTACGTTTATTGTTCCGCGGACAGCGTTGGTGATGTCGACCGAAAAAGTTTTTGTAATCAGGGTGGTTGATAATAAAGCCGAATGGGTGGATGTACAAAAAGGCCGCGAGGCCGATGGCAAAGTGGAAATTTATGGCGATTTAAAACCCGGCGACGAGATAATTACAGCTGCCAACGATGAAATACGTGATGGAGAGCCGGTGCGTAAGCGGAAAAAATAA